The Chitinophagales bacterium genome has a window encoding:
- a CDS encoding T9SS type A sorting domain-containing protein, which produces MRSFLSGYNHSLLLIILCFLGATGANAQYCSATYSVQCSSYNMYIRSFSTTGGITNITNNNTYCSNTSTSYTYYSGMVHEGAPLSSVNFSVTIGSSYPQGVVIWVDWNQDGDFNDAGEKVYNPSSTISAGGTRTGSFTIPVTASIGNTRMRVRSSYATTSVPQCGNQSYGECEDYNFTVVSNCAAPASINIGAVNSGSVQFNWSAVTGSLGYDYAVTTSQNGPSSGSGSTNNTSALVTGLSPNTTYFVHVRNNCAGYPSQWTTSAPFTTLPPCSEPSGFAVTYVDSSSADFTWTPLSTAVEYQYFIDQDRATPTSAQGANSTTSNYVSTTGLTEGNTYYVHMRSLCIGNDSSGWSLDSFYVPIACRSAIVMFNDLTTSRAVAYWAPANTAIEYEYAITETSALPPVGSKTVALSKLLPYLDDKTTYYFHTKSYCDDHDIKTSSSWATFSFKTIGVDVNNIDISDKQIFLYPNPVREQMIVNITGRPNNNGVIHILDVTGKLLMTENITTDRITIDVSNLSAGMYIVQYSDDTHRKQVKFNKR; this is translated from the coding sequence ATGAGATCATTTTTATCCGGGTACAATCATTCATTATTATTAATTATCCTCTGCTTTTTAGGTGCTACAGGAGCTAATGCTCAGTATTGTTCTGCTACATACAGCGTACAATGCAGCAGTTACAATATGTATATCCGCTCTTTCAGTACTACAGGAGGCATAACTAATATCACCAACAACAACACCTACTGCAGTAATACCTCTACTAGTTATACATATTACAGCGGTATGGTACATGAAGGAGCTCCTCTTTCTTCAGTCAATTTCTCTGTTACTATCGGGTCCAGCTACCCCCAGGGAGTTGTGATATGGGTAGACTGGAACCAGGACGGTGATTTTAATGATGCCGGTGAAAAAGTATATAATCCCAGCAGCACTATTTCTGCGGGTGGAACGCGCACGGGTAGTTTTACGATCCCTGTTACGGCATCGATCGGTAATACACGTATGAGGGTTAGGTCATCCTACGCCACCACAAGTGTTCCGCAATGTGGTAACCAAAGCTATGGTGAGTGTGAAGATTACAATTTTACTGTGGTAAGTAACTGCGCCGCACCCGCATCAATTAATATAGGTGCTGTCAATTCCGGCTCCGTACAGTTCAACTGGTCGGCGGTCACAGGTTCGCTAGGGTACGATTATGCGGTTACTACTTCACAAAATGGTCCATCTTCAGGTTCCGGCTCTACCAATAATACATCAGCGCTGGTAACAGGTCTCAGCCCAAATACAACTTATTTTGTTCATGTAAGAAATAACTGTGCAGGTTACCCTTCGCAATGGACGACAAGCGCGCCTTTTACAACACTTCCTCCTTGTTCCGAGCCCTCAGGGTTTGCTGTAACATATGTAGATTCAAGTTCTGCAGATTTTACCTGGACACCTTTGTCTACTGCGGTAGAATATCAATATTTTATTGACCAGGACAGAGCGACACCAACATCAGCACAAGGAGCTAATTCTACTACCAGCAATTATGTAAGCACAACAGGTTTAACAGAAGGAAATACTTATTACGTGCATATGCGTTCTTTATGCATTGGTAATGATAGCTCGGGTTGGTCGCTGGATTCATTCTATGTACCTATAGCATGCCGCAGTGCTATAGTTATGTTCAACGACCTAACAACAAGCAGGGCGGTAGCGTACTGGGCACCTGCCAATACAGCCATTGAATATGAATATGCTATTACCGAAACATCAGCTCTGCCACCTGTAGGCAGTAAAACGGTTGCATTGAGTAAGCTGTTGCCTTACCTTGATGATAAGACAACATATTATTTCCACACCAAGAGCTATTGTGATGATCATGACATCAAGACATCATCATCCTGGGCTACCTTCTCTTTCAAGACAATTGGTGTAGACGTAAATAATATTGATATCAGCGATAAGCAGATATTCCTGTATCCTAACCCTGTCAGGGAACAAATGATAGTTAATATAACGGGCAGGCCCAATAATAATGGTGTTATACATATATTGGATGTGACGGGAAAGTTATTGATGACTGAAAACATAACAACAGACAGGATAACAATAGATGTAAGTAACCTGTCTGCCGGAATGTATATAGTACAGTATTCAGATGATACACATCGCAAACAGGTTAAGTTCAATAAACGATAA